From the genome of Proteus vulgaris, one region includes:
- a CDS encoding ABC transporter ATP-binding protein, which translates to MPLISLTGAYLSFSDAPLLDSTDLFIEENERVCLVGRNGAGKSTLLRVLSKEQPLDDGQVVYEQDLVTARLQQDPPRDIEGTIFDFVAEGVEEDAKYLTDYHHISKLIETDPSDKNLNKMAELQEVLDSRNLWLLDSRIAEVLEKLGLDGEAELSSLSGGWLRKAALGRALVSAPRVLFLDEPTNHLDIETILWLEKFLKDFQGSIVFISHDRSFIRNMATRIIDLDRGKLSSWPGNYDKYLESKEEALRVEEQQNAEFDRKLAQEETWIRQGIKARRTRNEGRVRALKALRVERNERREVLGSARMQVEEATRSGKIVFELEDVNYSIGTRKLVRDFSAKVQRGDKIALVGPNGCGKTTLLKLMLGDLKADSGRVHCGTKLEVAYFDQHRAALDPDKTVMDNLAEGKQEVMVNGRPRHVLGYLQDFLFPPKRAMTPVRALSGGERNRLLLARLFLKPSNLLILDEPTNDLDVETLELLEELVDAYQGTVLLVSHDREFVDNSVTECWIFEGDGVINSYVGGYYDAQQQRAQTVSLRSEQNKSRNAPEKAEKEAKTKDSAKKNTRNGNKLSYHLARELEQLPAKLETLETQLSALQEEVSAPDFFTRPHEETEKVLKTLADKEQELETAFDRWQELELMQSGE; encoded by the coding sequence ATGCCGTTAATTAGTTTGACAGGGGCTTATTTATCTTTCAGTGATGCTCCTCTATTAGATAGCACCGATTTATTTATTGAAGAAAATGAACGCGTTTGTTTAGTCGGGCGCAATGGTGCAGGAAAATCAACTCTATTAAGAGTGTTATCTAAAGAACAACCTTTAGATGATGGTCAAGTTGTTTATGAGCAAGATCTTGTAACCGCTCGCTTACAGCAAGATCCCCCAAGAGATATTGAAGGCACTATCTTTGATTTTGTTGCTGAAGGTGTTGAAGAAGATGCTAAATATCTAACAGATTATCATCATATTTCTAAATTGATTGAGACAGATCCTTCTGATAAAAATCTCAATAAAATGGCAGAGTTGCAAGAAGTACTTGATAGCCGTAACTTATGGTTACTTGATAGCCGAATTGCAGAAGTGCTAGAGAAACTGGGTTTAGATGGTGAGGCTGAACTTTCTTCTTTATCGGGAGGGTGGTTAAGAAAAGCTGCATTAGGGCGTGCATTAGTTAGCGCACCAAGAGTGTTATTTTTAGATGAACCAACAAACCACCTTGATATTGAAACGATCCTTTGGCTTGAAAAGTTCTTAAAAGATTTCCAAGGAAGTATCGTATTTATTTCCCATGACCGTTCATTTATCCGTAATATGGCAACCCGTATTATCGATCTTGATCGTGGAAAACTTTCTTCATGGCCAGGAAATTACGATAAATATCTTGAAAGTAAAGAAGAAGCATTGCGTGTTGAAGAGCAACAAAATGCAGAATTTGATCGCAAATTAGCACAAGAAGAAACTTGGATACGTCAAGGGATTAAAGCACGACGCACTCGTAATGAAGGCCGTGTACGTGCTTTAAAAGCATTACGTGTTGAACGTAATGAACGCCGTGAGGTGTTAGGCAGTGCACGTATGCAGGTCGAAGAAGCAACTCGTTCTGGTAAAATCGTATTCGAGTTAGAAGATGTTAATTATAGCATTGGAACTCGCAAGTTAGTTCGTGATTTCTCTGCCAAAGTACAACGTGGCGATAAAATCGCGCTGGTGGGGCCAAATGGTTGCGGTAAAACCACATTATTAAAACTTATGCTAGGCGATTTAAAAGCGGACAGTGGGCGAGTTCATTGTGGTACTAAGCTTGAAGTTGCTTACTTTGATCAGCACCGTGCGGCACTTGATCCTGATAAAACTGTGATGGATAACCTTGCTGAAGGTAAGCAAGAGGTGATGGTAAATGGTCGTCCTCGCCATGTGCTTGGTTATTTACAAGACTTTTTATTCCCACCTAAACGTGCGATGACACCTGTTCGCGCACTTTCAGGCGGTGAGAGAAACCGTCTATTGCTGGCACGTTTATTCTTAAAACCAAGTAACTTGCTTATTCTCGATGAGCCAACCAATGATCTCGATGTTGAAACATTGGAGTTATTAGAAGAGCTAGTTGATGCGTACCAAGGCACTGTTTTACTAGTTAGCCATGACCGTGAATTTGTTGATAATAGTGTTACTGAGTGTTGGATCTTTGAAGGCGATGGTGTTATTAACAGCTACGTTGGCGGATATTACGATGCTCAGCAACAAAGAGCACAAACAGTTTCACTGAGAAGTGAACAAAATAAATCACGTAATGCGCCAGAAAAAGCTGAAAAAGAAGCTAAAACTAAAGATAGCGCTAAAAAGAACACTCGTAATGGCAACAAGTTAAGTTATCATTTAGCGCGTGAACTTGAACAACTACCCGCTAAGCTAGAAACTTTAGAAACACAGTTAAGCGCATTACAAGAAGAAGTGAGTGCTCCAGACTTTTTTACTCGTCCCCATGAGGAAACTGAAAAAGTTCTGAAAACACTTGCGGATAAAGAACAAGAGCTTGAGACCGCTTTTGATAGATGGCAAGAATTAGAACTGATGCAAAGCGGTGAATAA
- the pqiA gene encoding membrane integrity-associated transporter subunit PqiA: MCSGQQHRHEHKHEQILCPQCDLVVSVPELMQGTKATCPRCHTVLTARWRQPFYQPVALAISALFMLLMASQFTFVSMEVAGIANNVTLMQIPRVMFSENYIELGAFFLLFVQIVPAFCMVAILLLCTPIKLPRKLQIWLSRILFQLKSWCMAEIFLAGILVSFVKLMAYGDIGLGLSFLPYVLYCLFQIRAFQCLDRHTLWEKLEPRPDYPSIESGKSGLKQGVRLCRSCTAILPATQYECSRCEVKGHARRPKSLQWTVSLLITSLILYIPANLLPIMVTESLGNNIYSTIMAGVILLWEDGSYPVAMVIFIASIMVPSLKMIAIAWLCWDAHKSKGKRDPARMHFLYEVVEYVGRWSMIDVFVIAVLASLVRMGRLMSIYPDFGVVLFAVVVVLTMFSAMMFDPRLTWDKCTADDDKPMIKEPKGD, translated from the coding sequence GTGTGTTCTGGTCAACAACATCGTCATGAACATAAGCATGAGCAAATATTATGTCCTCAGTGCGATCTGGTGGTCAGTGTTCCTGAATTAATGCAAGGAACCAAAGCAACATGCCCTCGTTGTCACACAGTGCTAACGGCACGTTGGCGCCAGCCTTTTTATCAACCTGTCGCATTGGCAATCAGTGCATTATTTATGTTACTGATGGCAAGTCAGTTTACGTTTGTCAGTATGGAAGTTGCTGGTATTGCTAATAACGTAACATTGATGCAGATCCCAAGAGTGATGTTTAGTGAAAACTACATTGAATTGGGGGCTTTTTTCTTACTCTTTGTTCAAATTGTGCCTGCTTTTTGTATGGTGGCTATTCTATTACTGTGTACCCCAATTAAACTACCTAGAAAATTACAAATCTGGTTATCTCGTATTTTATTTCAACTCAAATCATGGTGTATGGCTGAGATTTTTCTCGCGGGAATTTTAGTCAGTTTTGTAAAATTAATGGCTTATGGTGATATTGGTTTAGGGTTAAGTTTTTTACCTTATGTTTTGTATTGTTTATTTCAAATCCGCGCTTTTCAGTGCCTTGATAGACATACACTATGGGAAAAGTTAGAGCCACGCCCTGATTATCCTAGTATTGAATCAGGTAAATCAGGATTAAAACAAGGGGTAAGATTATGTCGTTCATGCACCGCGATTTTACCCGCAACGCAATATGAATGTAGTCGTTGTGAAGTTAAAGGACATGCAAGAAGACCGAAAAGCTTGCAATGGACAGTCTCACTGTTGATTACATCACTTATTCTTTATATTCCTGCAAATTTATTGCCCATTATGGTGACTGAATCGCTAGGTAATAATATTTACTCTACTATTATGGCTGGGGTGATTTTGTTATGGGAAGATGGCTCTTATCCTGTTGCGATGGTGATATTTATTGCCAGTATTATGGTGCCAAGTTTGAAAATGATAGCAATAGCTTGGCTTTGTTGGGATGCACACAAATCCAAAGGTAAAAGAGATCCTGCTAGAATGCATTTTCTCTATGAAGTTGTTGAATATGTGGGGCGTTGGTCAATGATTGACGTCTTTGTTATCGCTGTTTTAGCTTCATTAGTCAGAATGGGACGTCTGATGAGCATCTACCCAGATTTTGGTGTAGTGCTATTTGCAGTGGTTGTTGTATTAACGATGTTCTCTGCAATGATGTTTGATCCTCGGTTGACGTGGGATAAATGTACAGCTGATGATGATAAACCGATGATTAAGGAGCCTAAGGGTGACTGA
- the pqiB gene encoding intermembrane transport protein PqiB: MTEKNETALTEAKINKLKSWSPVWIIPLVTLLIGAWILYYHFSHQGPEVTLITYNAEGIEAGKTKIKSRSVDIGLVESVTLDSNFSRVIINARLDTGMNELLRSDTAFWVVRPQIGKEGVTGLGTLLSGAYIELQPGLTGKEKSEFNLLDAPPLASPDAKGIRINLVSERAGQLNAGDPVLFRGYQVGSVETSEFNIDSRDMHYQLFIKAPYDKMVTSNVRFWKDSGIAFDMSSSGVRVEMASLSTLFSGGVSFDVPAGWLPGEQIVPKTEFKLYDNEKSIQNSLYTDYRSYIMFFSDSVRGLQAGAPVEFRGIRMGTVVQVPYYTKGMQQSLDKDFRIPVLIHVEPERFANDVGESFDFVKEISSASNNGLRASLKSGNLLTGALYIDLDFYSDETKWEGPQEVAGFQQIPTVSSGLAQIQQKVMTSLDKINNLPVEPMLKEMTATLSESQKAVTEAKETLKALNAMIGSDEFRNLPNDIQQSLKEINRSMQGFQPGSPAYGKMIDNMQQLDQVLREMQPLLKTLNNKSNALIFEAKDGKDPEPKRAEK; encoded by the coding sequence GTGACTGAAAAGAATGAAACTGCTTTAACAGAAGCAAAAATTAACAAACTAAAAAGCTGGTCTCCAGTTTGGATCATACCGCTTGTCACCTTATTGATTGGTGCATGGATACTTTATTATCATTTCAGCCATCAAGGTCCAGAAGTTACCTTAATTACTTATAATGCTGAGGGCATTGAAGCGGGTAAAACAAAAATCAAAAGTCGTAGTGTTGATATTGGCTTAGTTGAAAGTGTCACTCTCGATAGCAATTTTAGTCGCGTTATTATTAATGCGCGCCTAGATACAGGTATGAATGAGCTATTACGGTCAGATACAGCTTTTTGGGTTGTAAGGCCACAAATAGGTAAAGAAGGGGTGACAGGTTTAGGTACCTTGCTTTCAGGTGCCTATATTGAATTACAACCAGGTTTAACTGGTAAAGAGAAAAGTGAGTTTAATCTTCTTGATGCACCTCCTCTTGCTTCACCTGATGCAAAAGGTATTCGCATCAACTTGGTGAGCGAAAGAGCAGGGCAGTTAAATGCGGGAGATCCTGTTTTATTCAGAGGCTATCAAGTTGGCTCTGTAGAAACCAGCGAATTTAACATTGATAGCCGAGATATGCATTATCAGCTTTTCATTAAAGCGCCTTACGACAAAATGGTGACATCCAATGTTCGTTTCTGGAAAGATTCAGGAATTGCTTTTGATATGTCTTCATCTGGCGTGCGTGTTGAAATGGCGTCACTTTCTACACTCTTTAGTGGTGGCGTGAGTTTTGATGTACCAGCAGGTTGGTTGCCTGGTGAACAAATTGTACCTAAAACAGAATTTAAACTCTACGATAATGAAAAGAGTATTCAAAACTCGTTATATACCGATTATCGCAGTTACATCATGTTTTTCTCTGATTCAGTAAGAGGGTTACAAGCTGGAGCACCGGTTGAATTCCGAGGAATTCGAATGGGGACTGTTGTGCAAGTACCTTATTACACAAAAGGAATGCAACAATCGCTTGATAAAGATTTTCGTATTCCAGTGCTTATCCATGTTGAACCAGAACGTTTTGCCAATGATGTTGGTGAAAGTTTTGATTTCGTTAAAGAGATCTCTTCAGCTTCTAATAATGGCCTAAGAGCTTCATTAAAATCAGGAAATCTTTTAACGGGCGCTCTGTATATTGATCTTGATTTCTATTCAGACGAAACAAAATGGGAAGGACCTCAAGAGGTTGCTGGCTTCCAACAAATACCTACTGTTAGCTCAGGCTTAGCGCAAATTCAGCAAAAAGTGATGACATCACTTGATAAGATCAACAATCTTCCTGTTGAACCGATGCTTAAAGAGATGACAGCGACTTTATCTGAAAGCCAAAAAGCAGTAACTGAGGCAAAAGAAACACTGAAAGCATTAAATGCCATGATTGGCAGTGATGAATTTAGAAATCTTCCTAATGATATTCAGCAGTCATTGAAAGAGATCAATCGTAGTATGCAAGGATTCCAACCGGGCTCTCCGGCATACGGAAAAATGATCGATAATATGCAGCAGCTTGATCAGGTATTAAGAGAAATGCAGCCTTTATTGAAAACATTGAACAATAAAAGTAATGCATTAATTTTTGAGGCGAAGGATGGTAAAGATCCAGAACCAAAGAGGGCTGAAAAATAA
- the pqiC gene encoding membrane integrity-associated transporter subunit PqiC codes for MRYIIGIFVLMLTACSSQPEKTYYQLPDIYQTGVSAQVTTTQSAKKPQIWVQPIRLSNMLVNAGIVYQTTDINYTVANQHLWINPLDQQLQQNLISGLTKALTGTVVANQPIEDNLAKLTVTVNYFQGRYDGQVIISGDWIYTENSKVISQPFSLVLTQTEDGYPALVRTLGQGWEQIVSDIATTIQAQY; via the coding sequence ATGAGATACATCATTGGGATATTTGTTTTGATGCTAACGGCATGTTCAAGCCAACCTGAGAAAACCTATTATCAGTTACCTGATATTTACCAAACAGGGGTATCAGCACAAGTCACGACAACACAGTCAGCGAAAAAGCCTCAAATCTGGGTTCAGCCGATCCGTTTGTCCAATATGCTGGTTAATGCTGGTATTGTTTATCAAACAACAGATATTAACTATACCGTAGCAAATCAGCATTTATGGATAAATCCGCTTGATCAGCAATTACAACAGAACCTAATTTCAGGTTTAACAAAAGCATTGACAGGAACCGTTGTTGCTAACCAACCGATTGAAGATAACTTAGCAAAATTAACAGTTACAGTTAATTACTTTCAAGGTCGTTATGATGGGCAAGTGATCATTTCTGGTGATTGGATTTATACTGAAAATAGCAAAGTGATTAGTCAGCCATTCTCTCTTGTGTTAACACAAACCGAAGATGGTTATCCTGCTTTAGTCCGTACATTAGGACAAGGCTGGGAGCAAATTGTTTCTGATATTGCGACAACAATTCAAGCTCAATACTAA
- a CDS encoding ASCH domain-containing protein: MLEMLKKKYPSAISWSFADNAQLADELVVLVVEGKKTATCSSLSGFFSDSAIPAIGGYSIILNSQNEPVCVIRTRSLQLIRFNEVTEEQAKKEGEGDLSLAYWQDGHKTFFTREGRFSEDMELVFEEFELIEVCKRY, from the coding sequence ATGTTAGAAATGCTTAAAAAGAAATATCCCTCTGCAATCAGCTGGTCATTTGCTGATAATGCTCAGTTAGCTGATGAACTTGTAGTGCTGGTGGTAGAAGGAAAAAAAACGGCAACGTGTAGCTCATTAAGCGGTTTTTTTAGTGACAGTGCTATTCCTGCTATTGGTGGATATAGCATTATTTTAAATAGTCAAAATGAGCCTGTTTGTGTTATTCGCACGCGTTCTTTGCAGTTAATCCGTTTTAATGAAGTCACAGAAGAACAGGCCAAAAAAGAGGGGGAAGGGGATTTAAGTTTGGCATATTGGCAAGATGGGCATAAAACCTTCTTTACTCGTGAAGGTCGTTTTTCAGAAGATATGGAGTTGGTATTTGAAGAGTTTGAATTAATAGAAGTATGTAAGAGGTATTAA
- the rmf gene encoding ribosome modulation factor: MKRQKRDRLARALSKGYQAGMQGRSKELCPYFAIDARSHWLGGWRQAMEDRPSLVK; encoded by the coding sequence ATGAAAAGACAGAAACGAGATCGTTTAGCAAGAGCATTATCGAAAGGTTATCAAGCTGGTATGCAAGGCCGTTCAAAAGAGCTTTGTCCTTATTTCGCGATTGATGCGCGTTCACATTGGCTGGGAGGTTGGCGACAAGCCATGGAAGATCGCCCAAGTCTGGTAAAATAA
- the fabA gene encoding bifunctional 3-hydroxydecanoyl-ACP dehydratase/trans-2-decenoyl-ACP isomerase, with the protein MVDKRESYSKEDLIASGRGELFGQDGPPLPSGNMLMMDRIIKMTEDGGTHNKGFIEAEFDIKPDLWFFDCHFVNDPVMPGCLGLDAMWQLVGFYLGWLGGEGKGRALGVGEVKFTGQILPTAKKVTYKIDFKRVINRKLIMGIADGEVYVDGKLIYEAKDLKVGLFKDTTAF; encoded by the coding sequence ATGGTTGATAAACGCGAATCTTATTCTAAAGAAGACCTCATTGCTTCAGGCCGTGGTGAATTATTTGGCCAAGATGGCCCACCACTGCCGTCTGGTAATATGCTAATGATGGATCGCATCATTAAAATGACTGAAGATGGCGGCACCCATAATAAAGGCTTTATCGAAGCAGAATTCGATATCAAGCCCGACTTATGGTTCTTTGATTGCCATTTCGTCAATGATCCTGTGATGCCGGGTTGCTTAGGCCTTGATGCCATGTGGCAACTTGTTGGCTTTTATCTTGGCTGGCTTGGCGGCGAAGGAAAAGGCCGTGCTCTTGGTGTAGGTGAAGTTAAATTCACTGGACAAATATTACCAACTGCAAAAAAAGTTACCTATAAAATTGATTTCAAACGTGTTATCAATCGTAAACTGATTATGGGTATTGCCGACGGTGAAGTGTATGTTGATGGTAAGCTGATTTATGAAGCAAAAGATTTAAAAGTTGGCTTATTTAAAGATACAACTGCATTCTAA